In Tribolium castaneum strain GA2 chromosome 4, icTriCast1.1, whole genome shotgun sequence, one DNA window encodes the following:
- the tefu gene encoding serine-protein kinase ATM isoform X1: MDISHKFDECCTLLKSHKVTSRKQGCDNLNEYIDQHSTIEFLNNEGVDWWPKLLSSIQSAMAKDHIKILEDCRKKGTNPVAPPSANLFEHFVRLATKFCSVLSFRKIFIFLIEGLRDETKKYFRYIFLKIISQSFLSNSKIRSSLQGQDWDELYLVLKTLKTEDLKCLALVIKWGPLCKLSVGLLRGEFDFIKNLCHEVSPLTSQQGSLLELVYDFCLNTAKDNRMACCKLGEDIFKKIITFYERNSFDSKIKLKIIDFFLLQIAIHHPGGAKFGDPVAYAISLDVWHHCLSNIYNILLNEIDNNLGRANRNHIFFTINNGTLQLCEPFTSLFVGVCRQLFADETDGEEPASKRGRIEFNLANLIRKISDTRSWLWISLVSSLIETYPDIVNSNDYVTLLKLLTSLQNEKDSTLVHHVYRHLNVLIKIKHSVKVTGIDDMWKVTLRQIGVNQADDEVQLFLQQLLTEKYITNHEILFQYCQPPMTLNVTKSNLNTLDKAFRTFAYLQHDTNVKSNAISWILNNGVKLFDDVYVSEILIRLIAKQWPNDTCCQLKEKKRIFDDIESIYLTISFEHLLTWENDVNKEVDNIVYGEQTLLNTLITHLINLNCDIIEDQLNVTILTFNLVSFLYNFNIIDSESILWKFFENCTKNIFARVGLELINVSERRLEKMSDYVKKLNVLFCMKISDFCVRRLRTLVSEDLIKAMFVGLRTEFDDVAHEDLFLTFRKCLIETLISFSCLPSCSDLLPIQQRALSVLVDSDYDCASDTDYELVLTLFRSIQFCQPKSLNEKTLLSIFNLFQKFCEIHYHCYFSAVEILSLFYKIYPFVASSNSDLCKSQYVEILFPFFLKRADYGPDVSNTLLQCMGLLFELDPNCQFSRWSSDDIALKIPEFLRSDFQEVRFNAIRNLAKFFKLASETNRLEQFHRQEIMFSVVADMTLKIFEIEGNVNRERLIDETVTRSATVLHLYASIMLASHFWIEEALFTLLKIVCDKNLDLNQVERVIEMVAKQLGFTSALNFLEEYLVGLVNSWKSFDMDKFPFRLYDCDSKINFYSKYWTVLAPLIIEQNQNDFQQVALYLEKTPQKLIEDTCPRLLSYCLSQEVSTLSQITTNKIYIQLNDNLGVSKCREIFKSNIEEVILTLAEFIRDEKRFQILFSRNIVFSKNNSPHLTEEEFYMCLHFIENTLYEENSVIADLMSHTPAKIHFILLQINLRIKAALALNEKLRYFYIYSIVAMLCVEAVVEELQLYLIRDLTHTLLHSIKNYKVYPELSEISCKFFKTLLKKILPGLATVVRNFFAVIVSRLRSIALEDCEISNLCLDLLEFLIIVHENSFYDEIQKLDSLPETSKFAKIYSVHYRIKYGNRKVTLQDEICQFLSFHKNIESVDEYQHSLTHFRKLLTEKKDELKQLYIELRQTRGFSEDCENSVLHKLICMLITLSSSANQNVRNEAVRCLGEIGPADLATLILQPEKAIPDPKLTPWELLFKYSLTLLSKYIIDSDVNVVRVASIALFQILSTKEGRNVHIDTSWHYLTPFYSIKVNQNAFNDRIDGNTFVKVINDDDLWIPVQSCHNSWITRLVTGFLGTFQERSLCNALIDVCKVKTEFSEQILPILIYSVLYSNISTFTNLISSKMSFFFNKHWDITVKHENCDSITVNKASVQTMLHVIHFIRLQQNVRKKQIILNLDYLKVAKAAHFCTAHFTALLYADLWCQAQIDKSPDDYCLSSSIYTKLDLIYEKVDQITGDALQNILRQAYKAVGECDALLGCGSSHLLNASTRVEHYKELGRWDQVTHYYEMEVSPMDGAGIRPLISSLIRGKMYQLSLFCSDAYGETNYESLWRLGQWECNKVLDSGEDNYDKWKFYAIKAKREGDEFGFVEAMKKGWESVVGELIGANMESTKHFYDALGRLQALKEIEDFAEALSENKLIEILLKWKSQDEIISNDYSYVEPIQAQRIVLLRDLLIKKHSLSEVIVDMILGYAQLARVEGNSFEASRILKQMNSLKPSSDIMARIQFEEAQLSWSIKDDVTAKCILRHFCTNKNVDPRLHAMALKMTGEWMAESSSENYHTIIQNYFQKSLDILKTTPEKSIEDQKSILDTFHQLAKFADQGYQDVMSHIKSDIFQKKKENMNKARETVSKVNLKKATRDERKAVSIKQKQSSIDETEIRSIEAEKNDLLQLALRYYLLNLIGSDEHNITIFRLMSLLLENRSNNVIRTLLEKDVLKIPTYKYISILPQIVPHIGGTSCDTFSQTVNNIIENCARDHPYHTLPLILALALSNKDRDYAESKAAVNDGRAKNARIILDRLRTNQTLSNLIERMEFVSEAVIELAYYKNTSDDGSYKVPKRCKIRKIQNYDDVLVPTYNLPISKFSTYSKIVGISQFGDSYQNVGGINAPKRIICKGTDGINRTQLIKGQDDLRQDAVMQQVFTIMNSLLGINKQTRNLLIRTYKIVPLSKRSGILEWVENTMPIGVYLTGEDGDSGAHVKYRPMDRTPRRCRADFKNAANLSNEERLRNFNNICQNIKPVFHKFFEATFPQSTVWYERRRAYIHSVATSSMCGYILGIGDRHVSNILIDKNTAEVVHIDFGIAFEQGRVLPTPETVPFRLSRDVVDGMGVSGVEGVFRRACEKTVEVLRQNYQTVITILEVLLYDPLYDWTVSTAEANKRQKVDLDDSFLNMSFDRDEITKDVNVTAERALLRLKDKLQGLEKGKLMTVEHQVGTLIQQAMDPANLSKLFHGWQPYL; the protein is encoded by the exons ATGGATATTTCTCACAAATTTGACGAGTGTTGCACTTTGTTAAAGTCACACAAAGTGACATCACGTAAGCAAGGATGTGATAATTTAAACGAATACATTGATCAACATTCCACAATCGAGTTTTTGAATAATGAAGGTGTTGACTGGTGGCCCAAATTGTTGTCTTCAATTCAGAGCGCTATGGCCAAG GATCACATCAAGATTTTAGAAGACTGTCGTAAGAAGGGTACAAACCCTGTAGCACCCCCTAGCGCTAATTTGTTTGAGCATTTCGTGCGATTGGCGACGAAATTTTGTTCAGTATTAAGTTtccgcaaaatttttatttttttgatcgaGGGATTGCGTGATGAGACTAAAAAGTACTTTCGTTACATTTTTCTGAAGATAATTTCTCAAAGTTTTCTCTCGAATTCGAAAATTCGAAGCTCGTTGCAAGGCCAGGATTGGGACGAGCTTTACCTcgtattaaaaacattaaaaacggAAGATTTGAAATGCTTAGCGCTTGTGATAAAATGGGGGCCTTTGTGTAAACTCTCAGTCGGTTTGTTAAGGGGGGAATTTGACTTCATCAAGAATTTGTGCCACGAGGTGTCGCCACTGACCTCACAGCAGGGAAGTCTTCTTGAGCTGGTCTACGATTTTTGCCTGAAC ACGGCGAAAGATAACAGAATGGCCTGCTGCAAATTGGGTGaagatattttcaaaaaaattattactttctATGAACGAAACTCATTCGatagtaaaattaaattgaaaatcattgattttttcttgttaCAAATAGCCATCCATCATCCTGGTGGTGCTAAATTTGGTGACCCAGTCGCTTATGCAATATCACTCGACGTGTGGCACCACTGCTTGTCAAACATCTATAACATTCTGCTCAACGAAATTGATAACAATCTTGGACGGGCAAAccgaaatcatattttttttactataaacAATGGCACTTTACAGCTTTGTGAACCTTTCACAAGTCTTTTTGTTGGTGTTTGTCGACAG TTATTTGCTGATGAAACTGACGGTGAAGAACCGGCGAGTAAACGCGGGCGAATCGAATTCAATCTTGCCAAcctaattagaaaaataagtgATACCAGGTCATGGCTATG GATAAGTTTGGTATCCAGTTTGATTGAAACGTATCCAGATATCGTTAACAGCAACGATTACGTCACACTTTTAAAGTTGCTAACTTctttacaaaatgaaaaagatAGCACGCTTGTCCATCATGTTTATAGACATTTGAatgtgttaataaaaattaaacatagtGTTAAAGTGACCGGAATCGATGATATGTGGAAGGTGACTTTACG tCAAATTGGTGTCAATCAAGCTGATGACGAGGTTCAACTGTTTTTGCAGCAGCTTTTGACCGAGAAATACATCACGAATCATGAGATTTTATTTCAGTACTGCCAACCCCCTATGACATTAAATGTTACTAAAAGTAACTTAAATACTCTAGATAAGGCGTTTAGAACTTTTGCATATTTGCAACATGACACAAATGTTAAAAGTAACGCTATTTCTTGGATTTTGAATAATGGTGTGAAACTATTCGACGACGTTTATGTTTCCGAAATTCTCATACGTTTGATTGCCAAGCAATGGCCGAACGATACTTGTTGTCagcttaaagaaaaaaagcgaATTTTCGACGATATTGAAAGCATTTATTTGACAATTTCGTTTGAGCATCTCTTAACTTGGGAAAATGATGTTAATAAAGAAGTTGATAATATTGTCTATGGCGAGCAAACCCTACTTAATACTTTGATCACACAtctaataaatttgaattgtGATATTATTGAAGATCAATTGAATGTTACTATTCTGACATTTAATCTTGTCAGTTTTTTGTACAACTTTAATATAATCGACTCTGAGTCAATCTTATGGAAGTTTTTTGAGAATTgtacgaaaaatatttttgcgagGGTAGGCCTTGAATTAATCAACGTAAGTGAACGTCGTTTGGAGAAAATGAGCGATTAtgttaaaaaactaaacgttttattttgtatgaaaatcAGTGATTTTTGCGTTAGACGCTTGCGAACACTTGTCTCAGAGGATTTGATCAAGGCGATGTTTGTTGGGTTGAGGACAGAATTTGACG aTGTGGCGCATGAAGATCTTTTTCTCACATTCCGAAAATGTTTAATTGAGACTTTAATCAGTTTCTCATGTCTTCCGAGCTGTAGTGATTTGCTTCCGATCCAACAGAGGGCACTTTCAGTTCTTGTCGATTCCGACTACGACTGCGCTTCCGATACTGACTACGAGCTTGTCCTGACTCTTTTCCGCTCAATACAGTTCTGCCAACCCAAATCTTTGAACGAAAAAACTctactttcaatttttaatctcttccagaaattttgcgaaatacattatcattgttattttAGTGCTGTCGAGATTTTAAGTTTGTTTTACA aAATATATCCGTTTGTGGCATCATCTAATTCTGATCTTTGTAAAAGTCAATATGTCGAAATATTGtttcccttttttttaaaaagagccGATTACGGTCCCgatgtgtctaacactttattacaGTGCATGGGTTTATTGTTTGAG CTTGATCCGAACTGTCAATTTTCGCGGTGGTCTAGTGATGACATAGCTTTGAAGATTCCAGAGTTTTTGCGAAGCGACTTCCAAGAGGTCAGGTTCAATGCAATTAGGAATTTAGCAAAGTTTTTCAAGTTAGCGTCGGAAACGAATCGTTTAGAGCAATTTCACCGTCAGGAAATAATGTTTTCTGTCGTTGCAGATATG actttgaaaatatttgaaattgaaGGTAATGTAAATCGGGAACGTTTAATTGACGAAACTGTTACTCGATCAGCGACCGTGTTGCATCTTTATGCGTCTATAATGCTTGCATCACATTTTTGGATCGAGGAAGCCTTATTCACCTTGCTCAAAATAGTCTGTGATAAAAACTTAG atttaaaTCAAGTTGAACGTGTTATTGAAATGGTAGCCAAGCAATTAGGTTTTACTTcggctttaaattttttggaggAGTATTTAGTTGGTTTGGTTAATTCGTGGAAAAGTTTCGACATGGATAAATTTCCGTTTCGGTTGTACGATTGCGATTCTAAGATAAACTTTTATTCTAAATATTGGACTGTTCTTGCTCCTCTTATTATCGAACAAAACCAAAATGACTTCCAACAAGTTGCTTTGTATTTGGAGAAAACGCCTCAAAAATTAATCGAG GACACTTGTCCGCGATTGTTGAGTTATTGTCTGAGTCAAGAAGTATCAACTTTGTCCCAAATCactacaaacaaaatttatattcaactcaaTGATAATCTCGGAGTGTCAAAGTGCcgtgaaattttcaaaagtaaTATTGAAGAAGTGATTTTAACTCTTGCAGAATTTATCCGTGACGAGAAACGATTCCAAATCTTATTTTCACGAAATatcgttttttccaaaaataattcaccTCATTTGACTGAAGAAGAATTTTACATGTGCCTTCATTTTATAGAG AACACATTGTATGAGGAAAATTCTGTTATAGCCGATTTAATGTCTCACACTCCAGCAAAAATCCACTttattttgttacaaattaatttgagGATTAAAGCGGCGTTGGCATTGAACGAAAAGCTgcgttatttttatatttattccATTGTTGCCATGTTGTGCGTGGAGGCGGTGGTGGAGGAACTTCAATTGTACTTGATTCGTGATTTGACTCACACTCTCTTGCattccataaaaaattataaagtttatCCCGAATTGAGCGAAATCAGTTGCAAGTTTTTCAAAACgttgttgaagaaaattttgccGGGGCTGGCGACCGTGGTTAGGAATTTTTTCGCAGTGATCGTAAGTCGGCTAAGGAGCATTGCACTTGAGGATTGcgaaataagcaatttgtgccTGGACCTGCTTGAATTTCTAATAATCGTCCATGAAAATTCGTTCTATGACGAAATACAGAAATTAGATTCACTTCCTGAGACTTCAAAGTTTGCGAAAATTTATTCAGTCCATTATAGAATCAAATATGGAAACCGAAAAGTTACGCTGCAAGACGagatttgtcaatttttaagttttcacaaaaatattgaaagtgTCGACGAGTACCAACATAGCTTGACACACTTCCGAAAGTTACTAACGGAGAAGAAAGACGAACTGAAACAACTGTACATCGAGTTGCGACAAACTCGGGGATTTTCCGAGGATTGCGAAAACAGCGTTTTGCATAAGTTGATTTGTATGTTAATTACGCTCAGTAGTTCAGCCAATCAGAACGTTCGAAATGAGGCCGTGAGGTGCTTGGGAGAGATCGGGCCCGCTGATTTGGCCACGTTGATTTTACAGCCCGAAAAGGCCATCCCTGACCCAAAATTGACACCATGGGAGTTGTTATTCAAATATTCCCTAACTTTACTTTCAAAATATATAATAGATTCAGACGTAAACGTAGTTAGAGTTGCATCGATAGCActctttcaaatattgtcaacAAAAGAAGGTCGTAACGTACATATTGACACTAGTTGGCATTACTTAACGCCATTTTATTCGATAAAGGTTAACCAAAACGCTTTTAATGATCGAATAGATGGCAATACGTTTGTCAAAGTTATAAACGACGATGATTTATGGATTCCTGTCCAGAGTTGTCATAActcatggataactagattaGTAACGGGTTTTTTGGGTACATTTCAGGAGCGGTCATTGTGTAATGCTTTAATTGATGTTTGTAAAGTCAAAACTGAATTTTCCGAACAAATCCTGCCAATATTAATCTACAGTGTTCTCTATTCAAACATAAGCACCTTTACGAACTTgatatcgtcaaaaatgtcatttttttttaataaacattggGACATCACTGTGAAACATGAAAACTGTGACAGTATTACCGTGAACAAAGCGTCTGTCCAAACAATGTTGCATGTTATTCATTTTATTCGTCTTCAACAAAACGTCCggaaaaa acaaattattttaaacctGGATTATCTGAAAGTGGCCAAAGCGGCCCACTTTTGCACCGCCCACTTTACAGCTCTCCTCTACGCCGATTTGTGGTGCCAAGCACAAATTGATAAATCACCGGACGATTACTGTCTTTCCTCCTCAATATACACTAAGCTTGATCTTATTTATGAAAAGGTAGACCAAATCACAGGCGACGCTCTTCAGAACATTCTTCGACAG GCTTACAAAGCAGTTGGCGAATGTGATGCCCTTCTTGGATGTGGTTCCTCCCACCTACTCAATGCTTCGACGCGTGTGGAGCACTATAAAGAGCTGGGGAGATGGGACCAAGTAACACATTATTACGAAATGGAGGTGTCACCTATGGACGGAGCCGGCATTCGTCCATTGATCAGTAGTTTGATTAGGGGGAAAATGTATCAGTTAAGTTTGTTTTGTTCGGACGCATACGGTGAAACAAACTATGAGAGTTTATGGAGGTTGGGACAGTGGGAATGCAACAAGGTGTTGGATTCGGGGGAAGATAATTATGataaatggaaattttatgCGATTAAGGCAAAGAGAGAAGGGGACGAATTTGGCTTTGTTGAAGCAATGAAAAAGGGATGGGAGAGTGTTGTGGGAGAGCTTATTGGAGCTAATATGGAAAGTACCAAACATTTTTATGATGCGTTGGGAAGATTGCAAGCACTTAAAGAGATTGAGGACTTCGCCGAGGCTTTAAGTGAAAATAAGTTGATTGAAATCCTCTTGAAATGGAAGTCACAAGATGAAATAATTTCTAATGATTATAGTTATGTTGAACCGATTCAGGCTCAGAGGATAGTTCTCTTGAGAGACTTactgataaaaaaacatagcCTGAGTGAAGTTATTGTGGATATGATTCTAGGTTACGCGC AGTTGGCACGAGTTGAGGGTAACTCGTTTGAAGCATCTCGcattttgaaacaaatgaACTCCTTAAAGCCGTCAAGTGATATTATGGCGAGAATCCAGTTTGAAGAAGCGCAATTAAGTTGGAGTATTAAAGATGACGTCACTGCGAAATGCATTCTGAGGCATTTTTGTACCAACAAGAACGTCGATCCGAG attgcACGCAATGGCTTTGAAAATGACAGGCGAATGGATGGCAGAAAGTTCATCTGAAAATTACCATACAATCATCcagaattattttcaaaaatccctGGATATACTTAAAACAACTCCAGAGAAGTCAATCGAGGATCAGAAATCAATCCTTGACACTTTCCATCAATTAGCGAAATTTGCCGATCAAGGCTACCAAGATGTGATGTCCCACATTAAATCCGACATTTTTCAGAAGAAGAAAGAGAACATGAATAAAGCAAGAGAGACCGTAAGTAAAGTCAATCTGAAGAAAGCGACTCGAGACGAACGTAAAGCCGTCTcgattaaacaaaaacaaagttCCATCGACGAGACTGAAATCAGGAGTATAGAGGCAGAAAAAAACGATTTGCTTCAACTTGCCCTTCGGTATTATTTGTTGAATTTGATCGGCAGTGATGAACATAACATTACAATTTTTCGTCTTATGTCACTGTTGCTCGAAAATCGATCGAATAATGTGATTCGAACCCTTTTAGAAAAAGATGTGTTAAAAATTCCGACTTACAAGTATATATCAATCTTGCCGCAGATTGTACCTCATATAGGGGGCACCTCTTGTGATACATTTAGTCAAACTGTCAATAATATAATTGAGAATTGTGCCAGAGACCATCCTTACCACACGCTGCCCTTGATCCTCGCTCTTGCTTTATCTAACAAAGACCGCGATTATGCCGAATCGAAAGCCGCCGTAAACGACGGCAGGGCAAAAAACGCCAGAATTATTCTTGACCGATTGAGAACAAACCAAACTTTGTCGAATTTGATTGAACGAATGGAATTTGTATCGGAGGCGGTGATCGAGTTGGCGTATTACAAAAACACATCCGATGATGGCAGTTACAAAGTGCCAAAACGTTGTAAGATTCGTAAAATACAAAACTACGACGATGTTCTTGTACCGACTTATAATCTCCCGATTTCCAAGTTTTCCACTTACAGTAAAATCGTTGGAATTTCGCAATTCGGCGATTCCTACCAGAACGTAGGAGGAATTAACGCACCGAAGAGGATTATTTGTAAGGGAACAGATGGTATTAATCGAACCCAATTGATTAAAGGTCAAGATGACTTAAGACAAGACGCTGTTATGCAGCAAGTGTTCACCATAATGAACAGCCTTCTCGGTATTAATAAACAAACGCGAAATTTGTTAATCCGGACCTATAAAATAGTACCTTTGTCTAAGAGAAGTGGCATTCTCGAATGGGTGGAGAATACGATGCCTATTGGTGTATATCTGACAGGTGAAGATGGAGACAGCGGTGCACATGTCAAGTATCGACCAATGGATCGCACGCCCCGGAGATGTCGTGCGGATTTCAAA aacGCTGCGAATTTGTCGAACGAGGAACGTCTCCGTAACTTTAACAATATCTGTCAAAATATCAAACCcgtttttcataaattttttgaagcgaCTTTTCCACAGTCTACTGTATGGTACGAACGTCGCCGTGCGTATATTCACAGTGTTGCCACATCGAGCATGTGTGGCTATATCCTAGGTATAGGTGACCGTCACGTCAGTAATATTCTTATTGACAAAAATACAGCCGAAGTCGTCCATATTGATTTTG GAATCGCGTTTGAGCAAGGGCGGGTACTTCCGACACCCGAAACCGTTCCATTTAGGTTAAGTCGGGATGTGGTAGATGGAATGGGCGTCTCGGGAGTGGAGGGGGTATTTCGGAGGGCATGTGAAAAAACAGTTGAAGTTTTGAGACAGAATTATCAGACTGTCATAACCATTTTGGAAGTTTTGTTGTATGACCCATTGTATGATTGGACGGTGAGCACAGCCGAGGCaaataaaagacaaaaagTTGATTTGGATGACTCTTTTCTCAATATGTCATTTGATCGCGATGAGATAACTAAAG ATGTTAATGTGACTGCCGAACGAGCCCTTCTGAGGCTAAAGGATAAGTTGCAAGGGCTGGAGAAGGGCAAATTAATGACAGTTGAGCATCAAGTGGGAACGTTGATCCAGCAAGCTATGGATCCGGCAAACTTATCAAAACTGTTCCACGGTTGGCAACCTTATCTTTAA